One window of the Novipirellula caenicola genome contains the following:
- a CDS encoding transposase has protein sequence MVERKSVGRPPKDRRVILNGIFWILRTGAAWRDLPERFGKWQTVYDHFNNWSKDGTFDAILHRLQQGV, from the coding sequence ATGGTTGAACGTAAGTCGGTCGGTCGGCCTCCGAAAGATCGCCGTGTCATCCTCAATGGGATCTTTTGGATTTTGCGTACCGGAGCGGCTTGGCGTGACTTGCCCGAACGATTTGGAAAGTGGCAGACCGTCTATGATCATTTCAACAATTGGAGCAAGGACGGCACCTTCGATGCCATCTTGCATCGACTGCAACAAGGCGTCC